A window of the Cystobacter fuscus genome harbors these coding sequences:
- a CDS encoding sensor histidine kinase gives MAFWPQQMLVTGGEGRGRLASMNAREDGDEQHLDLCTLAREAVSLLRTAGHVEPTEVQLELPDEPVFARVNPWRMAQVLLHLIADAVGARRGAQSATRAVRLSVEPQDDFGDYGPTIQMRYMGRGGPARPSHEASGPEGLEAARELVEAQGGHLAVQHHGNTGTTVTVTVELPDQGTASW, from the coding sequence ATGGCCTTTTGGCCGCAACAAATGCTCGTGACGGGTGGGGAGGGCCGAGGCCGGCTGGCGAGCATGAACGCCCGGGAGGACGGCGACGAGCAGCACCTGGACCTGTGCACGCTGGCACGCGAGGCGGTCTCGCTGCTGCGCACCGCCGGACACGTGGAGCCCACCGAGGTGCAGCTGGAGCTGCCGGACGAGCCGGTGTTCGCGCGGGTGAACCCGTGGCGCATGGCGCAGGTGCTGCTCCACCTCATCGCGGACGCCGTGGGCGCGCGCCGCGGCGCGCAGAGCGCCACGCGGGCCGTGCGCTTGAGCGTGGAGCCGCAGGACGACTTCGGGGACTACGGCCCCACCATCCAGATGCGCTACATGGGGCGCGGCGGCCCGGCGCGGCCCTCGCACGAGGCGAGCGGCCCGGAGGGACTCGAGGCGGCGCGCGAGCTGGTGGAGGCCCAGGGCGGACACCTCGCGGTGCAGCACCATGGGAACACGGGCACCACGGTCACCGTCACCGTGGAGCTGCCGGACCAGGGCACCGCGAGCTGGTAG
- a CDS encoding phospho-sugar mutase — MDATELKNKAESWLRADPDPATVAELREVLARGDVADLADRFAGDLEFGTAGLRGVMGAGPNRMNRAVVRRTTAGLARYLKATVPDVARRGVVVGRDGRRLSAELAEDTARVLAAEGIPAHFFPSMVPTPLAAFATLHLGAAAGVMVTASHNPPEYNGFKVYWGNGAQIIPPHDKGIAAEIARVEPANQVRLLAVDEARARGLWHELPDSLGEAYLEAILRLRVHGRGSDSLRIVYTAMHGVGGVWMERALARAGFRHVHVVAEQHQPDGTFPTVRFPNPEEPGAMDLSLATARRVNADLVLANDPDADRLAVMVRGEDGALRMLTGNEVGVLLGHYVLAQGAKQAAGATPHVVTTIVSSTQLGDMARELGAAYDEVLTGFKWIANRALERERAEGTRFVFGYEEALGYCVGTVTRDKDGVGAALVFADLAAWCEARGTTVAVYLEEIQRRFGLYVSAQRNFTFPGAQGAQVIARIMEGLRASPPSRVGARTVRAVTDYKKGEKLPPSNVLAFELEGGGRVTARPSGTEPKIKYYFELKETPGPGEPVSAARVRAEAQLQQFIDAFLALARERGQPEVTA, encoded by the coding sequence ATGGACGCGACAGAGTTGAAGAACAAGGCGGAGTCATGGCTGCGGGCGGATCCGGACCCGGCCACCGTGGCGGAGCTGCGCGAGGTGCTCGCGCGCGGGGACGTGGCGGACCTGGCGGACCGCTTCGCGGGCGACCTGGAGTTCGGCACCGCGGGCCTGCGGGGAGTCATGGGCGCGGGGCCCAACCGGATGAACCGCGCGGTGGTGCGCCGGACCACGGCGGGCCTGGCTCGCTACCTCAAGGCCACCGTGCCGGACGTCGCCCGCCGCGGCGTGGTGGTGGGGCGCGATGGTCGGCGCTTGAGCGCGGAGCTCGCCGAGGACACCGCGCGCGTGCTCGCCGCCGAGGGCATCCCCGCCCACTTCTTCCCCTCCATGGTTCCCACGCCGCTCGCCGCCTTCGCCACCCTGCACCTCGGCGCCGCCGCGGGCGTCATGGTCACCGCGAGCCACAACCCGCCCGAGTACAACGGCTTCAAGGTCTACTGGGGCAACGGCGCGCAGATCATCCCGCCCCACGACAAGGGGATCGCCGCGGAGATCGCCCGCGTGGAGCCCGCCAACCAGGTGCGGCTGCTCGCGGTGGACGAGGCGCGCGCCCGGGGCCTGTGGCACGAGCTGCCGGACTCGCTCGGCGAGGCGTACCTGGAGGCCATCCTCCGGCTGCGCGTGCACGGCCGCGGCTCGGACTCGCTGCGCATCGTCTACACCGCGATGCACGGGGTGGGCGGCGTGTGGATGGAGCGGGCCCTGGCGCGCGCGGGCTTCCGCCACGTCCACGTGGTGGCCGAGCAACACCAGCCGGATGGCACCTTTCCCACCGTGCGCTTTCCCAACCCCGAGGAGCCGGGGGCCATGGATCTGTCGCTCGCCACCGCGCGGCGCGTGAACGCGGACCTGGTGCTCGCCAATGACCCGGACGCGGATCGCCTCGCGGTGATGGTGCGCGGGGAGGACGGCGCGCTGCGCATGCTCACCGGCAACGAGGTGGGCGTGCTCCTGGGCCACTACGTGCTCGCGCAGGGAGCGAAGCAGGCCGCCGGCGCCACGCCGCACGTGGTCACCACCATCGTGTCCTCCACGCAGCTCGGCGACATGGCGCGCGAGCTGGGCGCCGCGTACGACGAGGTGCTCACCGGCTTCAAGTGGATCGCCAACCGCGCCCTCGAGCGCGAGCGCGCCGAGGGCACCCGCTTCGTCTTCGGCTACGAGGAGGCGCTCGGCTACTGCGTGGGCACGGTGACGCGGGACAAGGACGGGGTGGGCGCGGCGCTCGTGTTCGCGGACCTGGCCGCCTGGTGCGAGGCGCGGGGCACGACGGTGGCCGTCTACCTGGAGGAGATCCAGCGCCGCTTCGGCCTCTACGTGAGCGCCCAGCGCAACTTCACCTTCCCGGGCGCCCAGGGCGCGCAGGTCATCGCGCGCATCATGGAGGGCCTGCGCGCCTCTCCCCCCTCCCGCGTGGGCGCGCGCACGGTGCGGGCGGTGACGGACTACAAGAAGGGCGAGAAGCTGCCGCCCTCCAACGTGCTCGCCTTCGAGCTGGAGGGTGGGGGACGGGTGACGGCACGGCCCTCGGGGACGGAGCCGAAGATCAAGTACTACTTCGAGCTGAAGGAGACGCCCGGCCCGGGCGAGCCGGTGTCCGCCGCGCGCGTCCGGGCGGAGGCCCAGCTCCAGCAGTTCATCGACGCCTTCCTCGCGCTGGCGCGCGAGCGGGGGCAGCCGGAGGTCACAGCGTGA
- a CDS encoding TraR/DksA family transcriptional regulator, which yields MTDAQREKFKQKLLELHAELTGKTPARIEPNRTDEGRVGGDEDEQPLNEMLQAIASNRNRNSEAVLKRVLKALGKLRQDPDSFGECEECGDEISPARLEAVPYVEFCVNCQGQKDAPKGGPTRKKLTDYT from the coding sequence GTGACCGACGCACAGCGCGAGAAGTTCAAGCAGAAGCTGCTGGAGCTGCACGCGGAGTTGACGGGCAAGACGCCCGCGCGCATCGAGCCCAACCGCACCGACGAGGGGCGCGTGGGGGGTGACGAGGACGAGCAGCCGCTCAACGAGATGCTCCAGGCCATCGCCTCCAACCGCAACCGCAACTCGGAGGCCGTGTTGAAGCGCGTGCTCAAGGCGCTGGGCAAGCTGCGCCAGGATCCGGACTCCTTCGGCGAGTGCGAGGAGTGTGGGGACGAGATCTCCCCCGCCCGCCTGGAGGCCGTGCCCTACGTGGAGTTCTGCGTGAACTGCCAGGGCCAGAAGGACGCACCCAAGGGTGGGCCGACCCGCAAGAAGCTCACCGACTACACCTGA
- the deoC gene encoding deoxyribose-phosphate aldolase: MTEAQHIQRVVEELADFIRKSPPGVSAGNGPSASPVSASTPRVVGTAPVPPGTVKGPADLAPFIDHTLLKPEATRDDITRVAHEAVRHGFATVCVNSSQVATVAGILAGSSSVPIAVVGFPLGAALTSAKAHEAREAVREGAREIDMVLNVGALKSRDYALVLQDIAQVVEASRPFPVKVILETGLLSSDEKIAACVLARAAGAAFVKTSTGFGPGGATVEDVALMRRVVGDQVGVKASGGIRSAEDALRMIQAGANRLGASASVAIVSGQSSAAKY; this comes from the coding sequence ATGACCGAGGCCCAGCACATCCAGCGCGTCGTCGAGGAACTCGCCGACTTCATCCGCAAGAGCCCGCCTGGTGTCTCGGCGGGCAACGGTCCGTCGGCGTCCCCCGTGTCCGCCAGCACGCCCCGCGTCGTGGGCACCGCGCCCGTGCCTCCCGGGACGGTGAAGGGCCCCGCGGACCTGGCCCCGTTCATCGACCATACGCTGCTCAAGCCGGAGGCCACGCGCGACGACATCACCCGCGTGGCCCACGAGGCGGTGCGTCATGGCTTCGCCACGGTGTGCGTGAACTCGAGCCAGGTGGCCACGGTGGCGGGCATCCTGGCGGGCTCCTCCTCCGTGCCCATCGCCGTGGTGGGTTTTCCCCTGGGCGCGGCGCTCACGAGCGCCAAGGCCCACGAGGCGCGCGAGGCCGTGCGCGAGGGGGCCCGGGAAATCGACATGGTGCTCAACGTGGGCGCGCTCAAGTCGCGCGACTACGCGCTCGTGCTCCAGGACATCGCCCAGGTGGTGGAGGCGAGCCGGCCCTTCCCGGTGAAGGTCATCCTGGAGACGGGGCTGCTCTCCAGCGACGAGAAGATCGCCGCCTGTGTGCTGGCCCGGGCCGCGGGCGCCGCGTTCGTGAAGACGTCCACGGGCTTCGGTCCCGGGGGGGCCACCGTGGAGGACGTGGCCCTCATGCGCCGCGTGGTGGGCGACCAGGTGGGCGTGAAGGCCTCCGGCGGCATCCGCTCGGCCGAGGACGCCCTGCGCATGATTCAGGCGGGGGCCAACCGGCTGGGGGCCTCGGCTTCCGTGGCCATCGTCTCCGGCCAATCCTCCGCCGCGAAGTACTAG
- a CDS encoding ComEC/Rec2 family competence protein, producing the protein MAFARHLFALLLLLAACSGRAAPLKPLSVYFFDVGQGDAALIVSPSGKTVLIDAGPPEADERLAPRVRELVQGPLDLVILTHPHLDHLGGMVRILQTVGARRFMDPGFDHPSEAYRKLLEVVGRDVGQVMTPTPNPNNPEAPLTIGLGEGTSLSIFWPRVPQQPFLKDTRSDPNSNSIVARLSHGGTSFLFTGDAEPETEAALLARSVDLRATVLKVAHHGGRYSSTAPFLAAVRPQAAVISCGAGNEYGHPTAEALQRLGAQGARVLRTDRDGEVLAVSDGDRVTFTTRKGNTPPLVVSGGPAGPSTPLAPSVDVPPRTAPSKTEHTAPPPAGTGPTRYVGLKGSKVFHREDCATLRRSKTQGRTIYTDRDAALRERRPSEDCKP; encoded by the coding sequence ATGGCATTCGCGCGGCACCTCTTCGCACTGCTCCTCCTGCTCGCCGCCTGCTCGGGCCGGGCCGCCCCCCTCAAACCCCTCTCCGTCTACTTCTTCGACGTGGGCCAGGGGGACGCGGCGCTCATCGTCTCGCCCAGCGGAAAGACGGTGCTCATCGACGCGGGCCCCCCCGAGGCCGACGAGCGGCTCGCACCCCGCGTGCGCGAGCTCGTCCAGGGGCCGTTGGATCTCGTCATCCTCACCCACCCCCACCTGGACCACCTGGGCGGCATGGTGCGGATCCTCCAGACGGTGGGGGCCCGGCGCTTCATGGATCCGGGCTTCGACCACCCGAGCGAGGCCTACCGCAAGCTGCTGGAGGTGGTGGGCCGCGACGTGGGCCAGGTGATGACGCCCACCCCCAATCCGAACAACCCGGAGGCGCCGCTGACCATCGGGCTGGGCGAGGGCACATCGCTCAGCATCTTCTGGCCGCGCGTGCCCCAGCAGCCCTTCCTGAAGGACACCCGCTCGGATCCCAACTCCAACTCCATCGTCGCCCGGTTGAGCCATGGCGGCACGTCGTTCCTCTTCACGGGGGACGCCGAGCCGGAGACCGAGGCGGCCCTGCTGGCCAGGTCGGTGGACCTGCGCGCCACCGTGCTGAAGGTGGCGCACCACGGAGGCCGCTACTCCTCCACCGCGCCCTTCCTCGCGGCGGTGCGGCCCCAGGCGGCCGTCATCTCCTGCGGCGCGGGCAATGAGTACGGGCACCCCACCGCGGAGGCCCTCCAGCGCCTCGGGGCCCAGGGAGCGCGCGTGCTGCGCACCGACCGCGACGGCGAGGTGCTCGCGGTGAGCGACGGCGACCGGGTGACCTTCACGACCCGCAAGGGCAACACCCCGCCCCTCGTCGTCTCCGGTGGACCGGCGGGCCCCTCCACTCCCCTCGCCCCGTCCGTGGACGTGCCCCCGCGCACGGCTCCCTCGAAGACGGAGCACACGGCCCCGCCACCCGCCGGCACGGGCCCGACGCGCTACGTGGGCCTCAAGGGCAGCAAGGTCTTCCACCGCGAGGACTGCGCCACCCTGCGTCGGTCGAAAACGCAGGGGCGCACGATATACACGGATCGCGACGCCGCCCTGCGCGAGCGCCGTCCCTCCGAGGATTGCAAGCCATGA
- a CDS encoding ComEC/Rec2 family competence protein, translating into MSRPVRTFITLLGLWLLGACEKPTAAPAPAAAKAVQATPLRYFGRPADGKLHVYFLDVDQGDATLIVSPTGRTVLVDAGPPSAGAHLANRLPELLIGKLDLVILTHPHADHYGGLSAALGAVGALRLLEPQLPGTPADYDALLGAIGTSGMEVFSPAPPANAEPLRLPLGDGAELTVLWPRAPTEKLLTGDNPQELNSIVLRLSYQDTSLLLPGDALEKTEHFLLAHGAPLSSTLLKVGAHGAATASSPAFLDAVRPRAALVSTGAGSPELAPSRNVLGRLEAMKTRVFRTDRDGEVHAVSDGQRFTLTPQRHSAGSGPGESESFEGKLDPAMAERDDAGTPARDTATASSGKTEVAAAPGVQPRVSPASVDIDLDKAPASAPRTVRQERTPSPADSRTRYVASRKSDVFHLPDCPAVKRIKDENRLNFTTREQAAGGNARRPAKDCHP; encoded by the coding sequence ATGAGCCGCCCCGTACGGACCTTCATCACCCTGTTGGGCCTGTGGCTCCTCGGAGCCTGCGAGAAACCCACGGCGGCGCCCGCCCCCGCGGCGGCCAAGGCGGTCCAGGCCACCCCGTTGCGCTACTTCGGCCGGCCGGCCGATGGAAAGCTGCACGTCTACTTCCTCGACGTGGACCAGGGGGACGCCACGCTCATCGTCTCGCCCACCGGGCGCACGGTGCTCGTCGACGCGGGTCCCCCCTCCGCGGGCGCCCACCTGGCCAACCGGCTGCCCGAGCTGCTCATCGGAAAGCTGGACCTGGTCATCCTCACCCACCCCCACGCGGACCATTACGGGGGACTGTCGGCGGCCCTGGGCGCGGTGGGCGCGCTGCGCCTGCTCGAGCCGCAACTGCCGGGCACGCCCGCGGACTACGACGCGCTGCTGGGCGCCATCGGCACCAGCGGCATGGAGGTGTTCTCCCCCGCGCCCCCGGCCAACGCCGAGCCGCTGCGCCTGCCGCTGGGCGATGGCGCGGAGCTGACCGTGCTCTGGCCGCGCGCGCCCACCGAGAAGCTGTTGACCGGAGACAACCCCCAGGAGCTCAACTCCATCGTCCTGCGGCTCAGCTACCAGGACACCAGCTTGCTGCTGCCGGGAGACGCCCTGGAGAAGACGGAGCATTTCCTGCTGGCCCACGGGGCGCCGCTCTCATCCACGTTGCTCAAGGTGGGAGCCCATGGCGCCGCCACGGCCAGCAGTCCCGCGTTCCTCGACGCGGTCCGGCCCCGGGCGGCCCTGGTGTCCACCGGCGCGGGCAGCCCGGAGCTCGCTCCGTCCCGGAACGTGCTCGGGCGGCTGGAGGCGATGAAGACGCGCGTCTTCCGCACCGACCGGGATGGCGAGGTGCACGCCGTGAGCGACGGTCAGCGCTTCACCCTCACCCCCCAGCGGCACTCCGCGGGCAGCGGGCCGGGGGAGTCCGAGAGCTTCGAGGGGAAGCTGGACCCGGCCATGGCGGAGCGGGACGATGCCGGCACCCCCGCGAGGGACACGGCAACGGCCTCGTCGGGCAAGACCGAGGTGGCGGCCGCGCCCGGGGTACAGCCCCGAGTGAGCCCGGCGAGCGTGGACATCGATCTGGACAAGGCCCCCGCCTCCGCGCCGAGGACGGTCCGGCAGGAGCGCACGCCCTCCCCGGCCGACAGCAGGACGCGCTACGTCGCCAGCCGCAAGAGCGACGTCTTCCACCTGCCTGACTGCCCCGCCGTCAAACGCATCAAGGACGAGAACCGGCTCAACTTCACCACCCGCGAGCAGGCGGCCGGCGGCAACGCCCGGCGGCCCGCCAAGGACTGCCACCCATGA
- a CDS encoding DUF3006 domain-containing protein, with product MKRRAPPKSKVTVDRLEEDVAVLVVDGREVRRARAELPPEVREGDVLDLETMTVDTAATERLRDEVRQARERAMKKAPPPGDFDL from the coding sequence ATGAAGCGACGAGCACCGCCCAAGTCCAAGGTCACCGTGGATCGCCTCGAGGAGGACGTGGCCGTGCTCGTGGTGGACGGGCGCGAGGTGCGCCGGGCGCGCGCGGAGCTGCCCCCCGAAGTGCGCGAGGGCGACGTGTTGGACCTGGAGACGATGACGGTGGACACCGCCGCCACCGAGCGCCTGCGCGACGAGGTGCGCCAGGCCCGGGAGCGCGCCATGAAGAAGGCACCCCCTCCCGGGGATTTCGACCTGTAG
- a CDS encoding GYF domain-containing protein, protein MNFSCNKCERRYSIADDKVRGKTVKVRCKNCQNVISVEGPPAEMEESTRVVSLADVERLREQDRTLAAEEEAAQAQAQAQAVSASSWEDEPTRAMPVGDAAAPWFVMVKGKQEGPLEDGALRELVAQGTVTARSYFWQQGMADWKRGQDLPALEGLFLPEDPPPPAEPIPPPEPAMASSSTSWQPEPPPDSQTRWRTEPEPEPEPEPEPEPAPAPASRVKHSTPWEPEADDTGPMAVADAQAAAAPLGELFSDLDLPASEQPRGGGYVARGGFDGLDDEHTPVNQVAEEPPSEPVKKARAGKAKGRGVGAKVLLVLLLLVLLPVGAVIALTELQVVPLRVYGTDAEGNPVPQTVSVFTPEGLEELRNVLTGNPSQPPAPRPAPEPQAEAPAAESPETPPAETPPAESPSSEPSAGGEAAPAPAEPEGTAQAPGEAPTNAGTALAGSETRAAPAAEGSDDIEVAPLQPSTPTPTPARTSGPPKAEVDRVVERSRASFKTCIAQALRKNPRLRNGKLLLTTTVTHSGEVTKVAMDRPDIGGSPSGECFIERAQRMVFPPFSGEDVEVEIQLVLSRSG, encoded by the coding sequence TTGAACTTCTCTTGTAACAAGTGTGAGCGGCGGTACTCCATTGCGGACGACAAGGTCCGCGGCAAGACCGTCAAGGTGCGGTGCAAGAACTGCCAGAACGTCATCTCGGTGGAGGGCCCTCCCGCCGAGATGGAGGAGAGCACGCGCGTCGTGTCTCTGGCGGACGTGGAGCGGCTGCGCGAGCAGGACCGCACGCTCGCCGCCGAGGAAGAGGCGGCCCAGGCTCAAGCCCAGGCCCAGGCCGTGTCGGCGTCGTCCTGGGAGGACGAGCCCACGCGCGCCATGCCGGTGGGCGACGCGGCCGCGCCCTGGTTCGTGATGGTCAAGGGCAAGCAGGAGGGGCCGCTGGAGGATGGGGCCCTGCGCGAGCTCGTGGCGCAAGGCACCGTCACCGCCCGGAGCTACTTCTGGCAGCAGGGCATGGCGGACTGGAAGCGGGGCCAGGATCTGCCCGCGCTCGAGGGGCTCTTCCTGCCCGAGGATCCTCCGCCCCCCGCCGAGCCCATCCCTCCGCCCGAGCCCGCCATGGCGAGCTCCTCCACCTCGTGGCAGCCCGAGCCGCCTCCCGACTCGCAGACGCGCTGGCGCACCGAGCCGGAGCCGGAGCCCGAGCCCGAGCCGGAACCCGAGCCGGCTCCCGCCCCCGCCTCCCGCGTCAAGCACTCCACGCCGTGGGAGCCGGAGGCCGATGACACCGGGCCCATGGCCGTCGCCGACGCCCAGGCCGCCGCCGCGCCCCTCGGGGAGTTGTTTTCCGACCTGGACCTTCCCGCCTCCGAGCAGCCGCGCGGTGGAGGGTATGTCGCGCGCGGGGGCTTCGACGGGCTCGATGACGAACACACCCCGGTCAACCAGGTGGCGGAGGAGCCTCCGAGCGAGCCCGTGAAGAAGGCGCGGGCGGGGAAGGCCAAGGGGCGCGGGGTGGGCGCGAAGGTTCTCCTCGTCCTGCTGCTGCTGGTGTTGCTCCCCGTGGGGGCGGTGATCGCCCTCACCGAGCTGCAGGTGGTGCCCCTGCGCGTCTACGGCACGGACGCCGAGGGCAACCCGGTGCCGCAGACCGTGTCCGTCTTCACGCCCGAGGGGCTCGAGGAGCTGCGCAACGTCCTGACGGGCAACCCCAGCCAGCCTCCCGCCCCACGGCCCGCTCCAGAGCCCCAGGCCGAGGCGCCCGCCGCCGAGTCGCCCGAGACTCCCCCCGCCGAGACTCCCCCCGCCGAGTCCCCTTCCTCCGAGCCGTCCGCGGGGGGTGAAGCGGCCCCGGCGCCCGCGGAGCCGGAAGGCACCGCCCAGGCCCCGGGTGAGGCGCCCACGAACGCGGGCACCGCCCTCGCGGGGAGCGAGACCCGGGCCGCCCCCGCCGCCGAGGGGTCGGACGACATCGAGGTGGCTCCACTCCAGCCGTCCACGCCCACGCCCACGCCCGCTCGCACGTCCGGTCCTCCCAAGGCGGAAGTCGACCGTGTGGTGGAGCGCTCGCGCGCCTCGTTCAAGACGTGCATCGCCCAGGCGCTGCGCAAGAACCCCCGGTTGCGCAATGGCAAGCTGCTGCTCACCACCACGGTGACCCACTCGGGCGAGGTGACGAAGGTGGCCATGGATCGCCCCGATATCGGCGGCTCGCCCTCGGGCGAGTGCTTCATCGAGCGCGCCCAGCGCATGGTGTTCCCCCCGTTCTCGGGGGAGGACGTCGAGGTGGAAATCCAGCTCGTGCTCTCGAGGTCCGGCTAG
- a CDS encoding FYDLN acid domain-containing protein, protein MPAKDLGNKHVCFKCSTKFYDMKKPDPLCPKCGADQRESPALKAPAEGGRRGRLSAAPKIIEPAEPEEAEVGEDEEVADFEDEDAESPADDEDEI, encoded by the coding sequence ATGCCCGCGAAGGACCTCGGGAACAAGCACGTCTGCTTCAAATGCAGCACGAAGTTCTACGACATGAAGAAGCCGGACCCCCTGTGCCCGAAGTGCGGCGCGGATCAACGCGAGAGCCCCGCCCTCAAGGCTCCCGCGGAGGGGGGACGCCGGGGCCGGCTGTCCGCGGCACCCAAGATCATCGAGCCCGCCGAGCCCGAGGAAGCCGAGGTGGGCGAGGACGAGGAAGTGGCGGACTTCGAGGACGAAGACGCCGAGAGTCCGGCGGACGACGAAGACGAAATCTGA
- a CDS encoding zinc ribbon domain-containing protein encodes MREKLKALAELQKVDLEVASLRKAADVHPRQLAELERELGTARSAIEAERNRVTDIERQKSTLEQNITDEKDKVKKWEARLAEQRSTREYSALAREIDIAKKANQTMADELVELSKTLGAAREAVKAKEAEFAARQEQLSSRMAELRTRQSQAEGQVKELEGKRASVSSGVDATLLRRYETIRKKRMPALVGVVLGGTCLGCRMNVPPQLYNNLRVSLGTDVCPSCNRIIYAVEALETPAEK; translated from the coding sequence TTGCGGGAGAAACTGAAGGCTCTGGCGGAGCTGCAGAAGGTGGACCTCGAGGTCGCCTCGCTCCGGAAGGCCGCGGACGTGCATCCCCGGCAGTTGGCGGAGTTGGAGCGCGAGTTGGGTACCGCGCGCAGCGCCATCGAGGCGGAGCGCAATCGCGTGACGGACATCGAGCGACAGAAGAGCACGCTCGAGCAGAACATCACGGACGAGAAGGACAAGGTGAAGAAGTGGGAGGCGCGGCTGGCCGAGCAGCGCTCCACCCGCGAGTACTCCGCCCTCGCCCGCGAAATCGACATCGCCAAGAAGGCCAACCAGACGATGGCCGACGAGCTCGTGGAGCTGAGCAAGACGCTCGGCGCGGCGCGCGAGGCCGTCAAGGCCAAGGAAGCCGAGTTCGCCGCTCGCCAGGAGCAGCTGTCCTCCCGCATGGCCGAGCTGCGCACCCGGCAGAGCCAGGCCGAGGGCCAGGTGAAGGAGCTCGAGGGCAAGCGCGCCTCGGTGTCCTCGGGAGTGGACGCCACCCTGCTGCGCCGCTACGAGACCATCCGCAAGAAGCGCATGCCGGCGCTGGTGGGCGTGGTGCTCGGGGGCACGTGCCTGGGCTGCCGGATGAACGTGCCGCCGCAGCTCTACAACAACCTGCGCGTGTCGCTGGGCACCGACGTGTGCCCCTCCTGCAACCGCATCATCTACGCCGTCGAGGCGCTCGAAACCCCGGCCGAGAAGTAG
- the ftsY gene encoding signal recognition particle-docking protein FtsY: MQTPTALPFLLAQAPSPQPPATQPGVPETGTPPPPPGGGTVDTVVGVGVAVLFVALLVAAARKLFFKRRPELPGKPAAPADKPALPAESPELRIQLPPTEAELARRREAEELHARAESLTRQREETARAAKAATSAEERARLEAEVRALKEREEEEKRAEYRAKKAVEDEARERRKREREEAERLVREEKERAQAAVEEARRAEEAEARAKVEAEAGRTLAQGLDRTRNQGFMARLNGLFGANRQVDESVLAEMEEILFTADIGVRTASNLVEVAREKLKRNELSDASRIKSLIREEVTRIVDLPVPRTLEGGGPPHVVMVVGVNGAGKTTTIGKLSAQLTGQGKKVVLAAGDTFRAAAAEQLDVWADRAKAELIKGNEGADPGSVIFEAIKKAQASGADVVIADTAGRLHTKVNLMDELKKVKRVIDKALPGAPHEVLLVLDSTNGQNAIQQARQFHDAVGVTALALTKLDGTAKGGVIIGICDELKLPVVWVGVGEKVADLRRFEPREFVQALFD, translated from the coding sequence ATGCAGACGCCCACCGCCCTACCCTTCCTCCTCGCGCAGGCGCCCTCCCCCCAGCCCCCCGCCACGCAGCCCGGCGTACCGGAGACGGGCACGCCCCCACCTCCGCCCGGCGGCGGCACCGTGGACACCGTGGTGGGCGTGGGCGTCGCGGTGCTGTTCGTGGCCCTCCTGGTGGCCGCGGCGCGCAAGCTCTTCTTCAAGCGCCGCCCCGAGCTGCCCGGCAAGCCAGCCGCGCCGGCAGACAAGCCCGCCCTACCCGCGGAGAGCCCGGAGCTGCGCATACAGCTGCCGCCCACCGAGGCGGAGCTCGCCCGGCGCCGCGAGGCGGAGGAGCTTCATGCCCGGGCCGAGTCCCTCACCCGTCAGCGCGAGGAGACCGCGCGCGCCGCGAAGGCCGCCACCAGCGCCGAGGAGCGCGCCCGGCTGGAGGCCGAGGTGCGTGCCCTCAAGGAGCGCGAGGAGGAGGAGAAGCGCGCCGAGTACCGCGCGAAGAAGGCGGTGGAGGACGAGGCGCGCGAGCGCCGCAAACGGGAGCGCGAGGAGGCCGAGCGGCTCGTGCGCGAGGAGAAGGAGCGCGCCCAGGCGGCGGTCGAGGAGGCCCGGCGCGCCGAGGAGGCGGAGGCCCGCGCCAAGGTGGAGGCCGAGGCGGGCCGCACGCTCGCGCAAGGCCTGGATCGCACGCGCAACCAGGGCTTCATGGCGCGGCTCAATGGCCTGTTCGGCGCCAACCGCCAGGTGGACGAGTCGGTGCTCGCGGAGATGGAGGAGATCCTCTTCACGGCGGACATCGGCGTGCGCACCGCGAGCAACCTCGTGGAGGTGGCGCGCGAGAAGCTCAAGCGCAACGAGCTGAGCGACGCGAGCCGCATCAAGTCGCTCATCCGCGAGGAGGTGACGCGCATCGTGGACCTGCCGGTGCCGCGCACGCTGGAGGGCGGCGGCCCGCCGCACGTGGTGATGGTGGTGGGCGTCAACGGAGCGGGGAAGACGACCACCATCGGCAAGCTGTCCGCGCAGCTCACCGGCCAGGGCAAGAAGGTGGTGCTGGCGGCGGGCGACACGTTCCGCGCCGCCGCCGCCGAGCAGCTCGACGTGTGGGCGGACCGGGCGAAGGCCGAGCTCATCAAGGGCAACGAGGGCGCGGACCCGGGCTCCGTCATCTTCGAGGCGATCAAGAAGGCGCAGGCCTCGGGCGCGGACGTGGTCATCGCGGACACGGCGGGCCGGCTGCACACCAAGGTGAACCTCATGGACGAGCTGAAGAAGGTGAAGCGCGTCATCGACAAGGCGCTGCCCGGGGCTCCCCACGAGGTGCTGCTGGTGCTCGACTCCACCAACGGCCAGAACGCCATCCAGCAGGCGCGGCAGTTCCACGACGCGGTGGGCGTCACGGCGCTCGCGCTCACCAAGCTGGACGGAACCGCCAAGGGCGGCGTCATCATCGGCATCTGCGACGAGCTGAAGCTGCCCGTGGTGTGGGTGGGCGTCGGCGAGAAGGTCGCCGACCTGCGCCGCTTCGAGCCCCGCGAGTTCGTCCAGGCGCTGTTCGACTGA